The following proteins are encoded in a genomic region of Pyrus communis chromosome 11, drPyrComm1.1, whole genome shotgun sequence:
- the LOC137708836 gene encoding uncharacterized protein produces MLLRSSSTPILNSWLSHCKDSSPEPEPLLSRTRSVSLPLCTFHSPTTDATKAQVSLESDIKIQQKPRNKKLNLPIPRSLREKSKTKAEKPEEPEEEIKPSSRLSFEAERLFSSSGLGEEIMDGEDCGGGKKKESVLQTLVMGGGVGNNGGKICGGGGGGKGSDGGEGSGFGFFEGNNRGSGSTDAYYQKMIEADPGNALLLGNYAKFLKEVRGDYEKAEEYCGRSILANPSDANTLSLYADLIWNAHKDAERAENYFDQAVKTSPDDCYVLASYAHFLWDAEDDEDDEENQGIQRETDRSHTSSSNFFHGSPHHSPLTAAS; encoded by the exons atgcttctgagaagctCCTCGACACCCATCCTGAACTCATGGTTGTCCCACTGCAAAGACTCCTCGCCGGAGCCGGAGCCACTCCTCTCTAGAACCAGGTCTGTCTCCCTACCATTGTGCACCTTTCACTCACCTACAACTGACGCAACAAAAGCCCAAGTCTCCCTAGAATCCGACATCAAAATCCAACAGAAACCCAGAAACAAGAAGCTTAACCTCCCCATACCTCGAAGCCTCCGGGAGAAATCGAAAACCAAGGCCGAGAAACCAGAGGAACCGGAAGAGGAGATAAAACCCAGTTCGAGATTGTCGTTCGAAGCTGAAAGGCTGTTTTCTAGCTCTGGTTTGGGGGAGGAAATCATGGATGGTGAGGACTGTGGtggggggaagaagaaagagagtgtTTTGCAGACGCTGGTGATGGGGGGCGGTGTGGGGAATAATGGCGGGAAGATTTGCGGCGGCGGAGGTGGCGGGAAAGGATCGGACGGCGGAGAAGGAAGTGGGTTTGGTTTCTTTGAGGGTAATAATCGTGGGAGTGGGAGTACTGATGCTTATTATCAGAAGATGATTGAAGCTGACCCGGGAAATGCTCTCTTACTTGGAAACTATGCAAAGTTTCTAAAAGAG GTCCGAGGAGATTATGAGAAAGCAGAGGAGTATTGTGGAAGATCAATCTTGGCGAACCCGAGTGATGCGAATACCTTATCACTATACGCTGATCTAATATGGAATGCTCACAAGGATGCTGAACGAGCTGAGAATTATTTTGATCAAGCAGTTAAAACTTCCCCAGACGACTG TTATGTCCTGGCTTCATATGCTCATTTCCTTTGGGATGCTGAAGACGAcgaagatgatgaagaaaatCAAGGGATTCAACGTGAAACCGATCGGAGCCACACATCCTCGTCGAATTTCTTCCATGGATCTCCTCACCACTCTCCCTTAACTGCAGCCTCTTAA
- the LOC137707976 gene encoding G-type lectin S-receptor-like serine/threonine-protein kinase SD2-5 — protein MGRFQIRALCFCLLLLVFKTCIADEQHKARIFPGFQASQVDWSDHVGLFLLSNNSAFALGFYQALDVKLYLLVIIHLGTGKVVWTANRGKLISKSDKFVFDKNGSAYLTGNDSVAWSTNTTGQVASAMELQDSGNLVLLGDKGSILWQSFSHPTDTLLPGQEFLQGMQLKSFRNPNNVFHYLEIQSGDLVLYTGYEPPQIYWSSAIDSRMRNNNVIGNIHSLSLVSSALNFYDANKSLLWQFVFSDNKDPNAFWSAALGADAVISFYDLQKGKSVTSEATKIPQNSCSTPEPCDPYFVCYFDNWCQCPSLLTSRFNCRPQALPTCNSSRSSTELLYVGEKLDYFALQFTKPSLLKSNQSSCKEACISNCSCLVLFFESSSGHCYMFDRVGSFERSGTNSTGYISFMKILSDGGINARQGNGNRSTHILLIMAILITTIFVIAGLVYMGFVYYRRKRLLYYSQEILEEDKFLDSLSGMPIRFKYGDLSRATKNFSNKIGQGGFGSVYIGELPDGIQLAVKKLEGVGQGKKEFRAEVTIIGKIRHVHLVKLRGFCAEGPYRLLVYEYMGKGSLDKWIFNSNKKEVVLDWNTRFNIALGTAKGLAYLHEECEEKIVHCDIKPENVLLDDNFVAKVSDFGLAKMMNREENLVHTTVRGTRGYLAPEWVTNHAISEKSDVYSYGMVLLEIIGGKRNFDPVNSSEKGHFPSYAFKLLEEGNLKQFLDPKLDVDENDERVVTAINVALWCIQDEMDMRPPMTKVVQMLEDLSALPPPRISSSSLSGRHVSFLQWSGKEPSSSSGLTNYNSDRLLSDIRLSGPR, from the coding sequence ATGGGTCGGTTTCAGATTAGAGCCTTGTGTTTCTGTCTCCTCCTTCTTGTGTTCAAAACCTGCATAGCCGACGAACAACACAAAGCTCGAATCTTTCCCGGGTTCCAGGCATCTCAGGTGGACTGGAGTGATCATGTGGGGCTGTTCCTGCTGTCGAACAACTCGGCGTTCGCCTTAGGGTTCTACCAAGCCCTGGATGTCAAGTTGTATTTACTTGTGATTATTCACTTGGGTACTGGTAAAGTGGTCTGGACTGCTAACAGAGGCAAACTGATTTCCAAGTCCGATAAGTTCGTTTTTGATAAAAATGGGAGTGCCTACTTGACAGGCAATGATAGCGTGGCCTGGTCTACAAACACAACAGGACAGGTAGCTTCAGCCATGGAATTGCAGGATTCTGGAAACCTGGTGTTGCTTGGAGACAAAGGAAGCATTCTTTGGCAGAGTTTTAGCCATCCCACGGACACTCTCTTACCTGGCCAGGAGTTCTTGCAAGGAATGCAGCTCAAAAGTTTTCGCAATCCCAATAACGTGTTTCACTATCTTGAAATTCAGTCAGGGGATCTGGTCTTGTATACAGGATACGAACCTCCTCAAATCTATTGGTCCTCGGCGATTGACAGCAGGATGCGCAACAACAATGTCATTGGCAATATTCACTCTTTATCTCTGGTGTCCAGTGCGTTGAATTTCTATGATGCAAATAAATCCTTGCTTTGGCAATTTGTCTTCTCTGATAACAAGGACCCGAATGCATTCTGGTCTGCGGCTTTAGGAGCTGACGCCGTGATCTCCTTTTACGATCTTCAGAAGGGAAAGTCTGTTACTTCTGAAGCAACTAAGATCCCGCAAAATTCGTGCAGCACTCCTGAGCCTTGTGACCCTTattttgtgtgctactttgacAATTGGTGCCAATGTCCTTCGCTTCTCACTTCCCGCTTTAATTGCAGACCTCAAGCACTCCCAACTTGTAATAGCTCCAGAAGCTCAACGGAGCTTTTATATGTTGGTGAGAAGCTTGATTACTTTGCCCTTCAGTTTACCAAACCCTCCCTGCTGAAATCCAATCAGAGTTCCTGCAAAGAAGCTTGCATTAGCAATTGTTCTTGCCTTGTGCTCTTCTTTGAAAGCAGCTCTGGACATTGTTATATGTTTGACCGGGTAGGGAGTTTTGAACGCTCCGGTACAAATTCTACCGGGTACATCTCTTTTATGAAGATTTTAAGTGATGGAGGAATCAATGCCAGACAAGGAAATGGAAACAGAAGCACACACATCTTGTTAATCATGGCCATTTTGATTACAACAATTTTTGTTATTGCTGGTCTAGTTTATATGGGATTCGTGTACTACCGCAGGAAGAGACTACTCTATTATTCTCAAGAAATCTTGGAAGAGGATAAGTTCTTGGACAGTCTGTCTGGGATGCCTATTCGCTTCAAGTACGGTGATCTTAGCAGagcaactaaaaatttctccaacaaAATTGGCCAAGGAGGGTTTGGTTCAGTCTACATAGGCGAGCTCCCAGACGGCATCCAACTGGCTGTGAAAAAACTGGAGGGCGTTGGCCAGGGGAAGAAAGAGTTTAGAGCTGAGGTCACTATTATTGGGAAAATTCGTCACGTCCATCTGGTCAAGCTCAGAGGTTTCTGTGCAGAAGGGCCTTACCGGCTTCTTGTTTATGAGTACATGGGAAAAGGGTCTTTAGATAAGTGGATATTCAATAGCAACAAAAAGGAGGTCGTCTTGGATTGGAACACAAGATTCAATATTGCACTGGGCACTGCAAAGGGGTTGGCGTATCTACATGAAGAATGTGAAGAGAAGATTGTCCACTGCGATATAAAACCCGAAAATGTTCTTCTTGATGACAATTTTGTTGCcaaagtttcagattttggtTTGGCAAAGATGATGAACCGGGAGGAAAACCTTGTCCATACAACGGTGAGGGGTACAAGAGGGTACCTTGCTCCGGAATGGGTTACCAATCATGCCATATCAGAGAAGAGTGATGTGTACAGTTACGGCATGGTGTTGCTTGAGATCATTGGTGGGAAGAGGAATTTTGATCCAGTGAACAGTTCTGAGAAAGGTCACTTTCCTTCTTATGCATTTAAGCTGTTGGAAGAGGGAAATCTGAAACAATTCCTCGATCCGAAGCTAGAtgttgatgaaaatgatgaaAGGGTTGTGACTGCAATCAATGTTGCATTGTGGTGCATTCAAGATGAGATGGATATGAGGCCTCCGATGACAAAAGTAGTCCAAATGCTTGAAGATCTTTCTGCTTTACCACCACCACGGATTTCCTCCTCCTCTCTGTCAGGTCGTCATGTGAGTTTCTTACAATGGAGCGGCAAGGAACCTAGTTCGTCGTCAGGACTCACTAATTACAACAGTGATAGACTCCTGTCGGATATTCGACTTTCAGGGCCAAGATGA